The following are from one region of the Heptranchias perlo isolate sHepPer1 chromosome 11, sHepPer1.hap1, whole genome shotgun sequence genome:
- the piga gene encoding phosphatidylinositol N-acetylglucosaminyltransferase subunit A, which produces MVSDFFYPNMGGVESHIYQLSQCLMERGHKVIVLSHAYGGRRGVRYLTHGLKVYYLPLRVMYNQSTATSLLHSLPLVRCVLVRERVSLVHAHSSFSAMAHDALFHARALGLHTVFTDHSLFGFADLSSVLTNKLLTVSLCDTNHIVCVSYTSKENTVLRAALSPDIVSVIPNAVDPTDFVPEPGRADPRTVTVVVVSRLVYRKGIDLLAGIIPELCQKYPDLHFLIGGEGPKRIVLEEVREKYQLHDRVRLLGALEHKDVRNVLVQGHIFLNTSLTEAFCMAIVEGASCGLQVVSTKVGGVPEVLPEDLIILCEPTVKSLCEGLETAITQQRLGILPPAETIHNRVKSLYTWRNVAERTEKVYDRVAKEGVLPMNKRLYRLMTHCGPVAGCIFALIAVLDFLFLWFLRCIVPDSMIDIAVDATGVNGAWKQQQGLSTIEKLKKTPPCSERSNLKVQA; this is translated from the exons ATGGTGTCGGACTTCTTCTACCCCAACATGGGCGGGGTGGAGAGCCACATCTACCAGCTGTCGCAGTGCCTGATGGAGCGGGGCCACAAGGTGATCGTGCTGAGCCACGCGTACGGCGGGCGGCGCGGGGTGCGGTACCTGACTCACGGCCTCAAGGTCTACTACCTGCCGCTGCGGGTCATGTACAACCAGTCGACGGCCACCAGCCTCCTGCACAGCCTGCCGCTCGTGCGCTGCGTGCTGGTGCGCGAGCGCGTCAGCCTGGTGCACGCGCACAGCTCCTTCTCGGCCATGGCGCACGACGCGCTCTTCCACGCGCGCGCCCTGGGCCTCCACACCGTCTTCACCGACCACTCGCTCTTCGGCTTCGCCGACCTCAGCTCCGTGCTCACCAACAAGCTGCTCACCGTCTCCCTCTGCGACACCAACCACATCGTCTGCGTCTCCTACACCAGCAAGGAGAACACCGTGCTGCGGGCCGCGCTCAGCCCCGACATCGTCTCCGTCATCCCCAACGCCGTCGACCCCACCGACTTCGTGCCCGAGCCCGGCCGGGCCGACCCCCGCACCGTCACCGTGGTGGTGGTCAGCAGGCTGGTGTACAGGAAAG GAATTGATTTGCTTGCTGGTATAATTCCTGAATTGTGCCAGAAGTATCCAGATTTGCACTTTCTCATTGGCGGTGAGGGGCCTAAAAGAATTGTATTGGAGGAAGTCCGGGAAAAATACCAGCTTCATGACAG AGTACGCCTTCTGGGTGCACTTGAGCACAAAGATGTGAGAAATGTTTTGGTGCAGGGTCACATTTTCCTCAACACTTCTCTGACGGAAGCCTTTTGTATGGCAATAGTTGAAGGAGCAAGTTGTGGTCTCCAG GTTGTCAGTACCAAGGTTGGTGGGGTACCAGAAGTTTTACCTGAGGATCTTATCATCTTGTGTGAGCCCACTGTAAAGTCCTTGTGTGAGGGATTGGAAACTGCCATTACTCAGCAACGGCTAGGGATACTGCCACCAGCCGAAACAATCCACAACAGAGTGAAGAGTTTGTACACATGGAGAAATGTGGCAGAACGCACTGAAAAG GTTTATGACCGAGTGGCTAAAGAGGGGGTGCTGCCAATGAACAAGCGATTGTACAGATTAATGACCCACTGTGGTCCTGTGGCTGGTTGTATTTTTGCTTTAATTGCTGTTTTGGACTTCCTTTTCTTGTGGTTCTTGAGGTGCATAGTTCCTGATTCCATGATTGACATTGCTGTAGATGCCACGGGTGTGAACGGAGCTTGGAAGCAACAACAGGGGCTTTCAACAATTGAAAAACTTAAGAAAACTCCACCTTGCTCTGAAAGGAGTAATCTCAAAGTGCAAGCTTGA